In a genomic window of Sutcliffiella sp. FSL R7-0096:
- a CDS encoding MEDS domain-containing protein, whose product MRPITISSTQSLESITVGHVYYIFQDKDAYLKHLISFVNAGIKIGENILIIESMKNIPRLNIELDKHFNEEQKSNIRVVNNFDYYFASGDFNTKAMLAHFAKDVVLFNKKNNSIRTWANVEWATDDPDAEQLKAYEATIDDFVLDERMVSVCAYSYNSITPTLDTTLKQLHYYFMTDDSFTVSNLYKKT is encoded by the coding sequence GTGAGACCAATTACTATATCTTCAACCCAAAGTCTAGAGAGTATTACCGTAGGTCACGTCTATTATATCTTTCAAGATAAAGACGCCTATCTGAAACACTTAATATCTTTTGTGAACGCAGGAATAAAGATCGGTGAAAATATACTTATCATTGAAAGCATGAAAAATATCCCAAGGTTAAACATTGAATTAGATAAACATTTTAATGAGGAACAGAAATCAAATATTAGGGTAGTAAATAATTTTGATTACTATTTCGCAAGCGGGGACTTTAATACAAAGGCCATGCTAGCTCATTTTGCAAAAGATGTTGTACTATTCAATAAGAAGAATAATTCTATTCGTACATGGGCCAACGTGGAATGGGCTACAGATGACCCAGATGCAGAACAGCTAAAAGCCTATGAAGCAACCATAGACGATTTTGTACTTGACGAACGAATGGTTTCGGTGTGTGCCTATTCCTACAACTCGATCACTCCAACTTTGGATACTACATTGAAACAGTTACATTATTATTTCATGACTGATGACAGCTTTACTGTATCAAACCTATATAAAAAAACATGA
- a CDS encoding SpoVR family protein — MKANDEKALFHAIDEITEIAKGFGLDFYPMRYEICPADIIYTFGAYGMPTRFSHWSFGKQFHKMKLHYDLGLSKIYELVINSNPCYAFLLDTNSLIQNKLIVAHVLAHCDFFKNNCRFQNTNRDMVESMAATAERIKQYEHDYGKREVEDFLNAVLAIQEHIDPSLVRSKLAWSMEDMEEEEEAPKKVSQYDDLWNLDSRNKPKAVPKKRKKKFPPQPEKDILLFIEQYSSELEEWQRDILTMMREEMLYFWPQMETKIMNEGWASYWHQRILREMDLTSDEALEYAKLNAGVVQPSKTSINPYYLGIKIFEDIEERYNNPTEAMKRDGVVPGSGREKMFEVREVESDISFLRNYLNKDLVMREDMYLFQKQGKDYKIVDKAWEGVRDQLVNMRVNGGFPYITVNDGDYLRAGELYLKHWFEGIELDLKYLEKVMPYIFQIWGRPVHMESVIETKNVLFTYDGKSVHRKYI, encoded by the coding sequence ATGAAAGCAAATGACGAAAAAGCCTTATTTCACGCCATTGACGAAATTACCGAGATAGCAAAGGGCTTTGGGCTGGACTTTTACCCAATGCGTTATGAAATTTGTCCTGCCGACATCATCTATACCTTTGGAGCCTACGGAATGCCTACACGCTTTTCCCACTGGAGCTTTGGGAAACAATTTCATAAAATGAAGCTGCATTATGACTTGGGACTAAGCAAAATATATGAACTGGTGATCAACTCCAATCCCTGTTATGCTTTTTTACTGGATACAAACTCACTGATACAAAACAAGCTGATTGTCGCACATGTTCTGGCTCATTGTGACTTCTTCAAAAACAACTGTCGTTTCCAGAATACAAACAGGGATATGGTGGAAAGCATGGCAGCCACGGCTGAGAGGATCAAACAATATGAACACGATTATGGAAAAAGGGAAGTGGAGGACTTCCTAAATGCTGTGCTTGCGATACAGGAGCATATCGATCCATCCCTCGTCCGCTCCAAGCTTGCCTGGAGCATGGAGGATATGGAAGAAGAGGAAGAAGCACCTAAAAAAGTAAGTCAATATGATGATTTGTGGAATCTTGATAGCAGAAATAAACCGAAAGCAGTCCCAAAAAAGAGAAAAAAGAAGTTTCCTCCCCAGCCAGAAAAGGATATTCTTCTCTTTATCGAACAATACAGCAGCGAACTCGAGGAATGGCAACGTGATATCCTGACCATGATGCGTGAGGAAATGCTCTACTTCTGGCCTCAAATGGAAACCAAAATCATGAATGAAGGCTGGGCTTCCTATTGGCATCAACGGATCCTCCGTGAAATGGACCTCACAAGCGACGAGGCCCTAGAGTATGCAAAGCTAAACGCCGGGGTTGTACAGCCATCCAAAACAAGCATCAATCCATATTATCTTGGCATTAAAATATTTGAGGATATTGAAGAACGGTATAATAACCCAACTGAAGCGATGAAGCGGGATGGGGTAGTACCAGGCTCAGGACGGGAGAAAATGTTTGAGGTAAGGGAAGTGGAATCCGATATTTCCTTCCTCAGAAACTACCTGAACAAGGACCTTGTCATGCGGGAAGATATGTACCTGTTCCAAAAACAAGGCAAGGATTACAAAATTGTCGATAAAGCTTGGGAAGGGGTGCGCGACCAGCTGGTGAACATGCGGGTCAACGGTGGTTTCCCATATATCACGGTGAATGATGGGGATTACTTACGAGCAGGGGAGCTTTATTTGAAACATTGGTTTGAGGGAATTGAGCTAGACCTTAAATACTTGGAGAAAGTAATGCCGTACATCTTTCAAATTTGGGGTAGACCAGTCCATATGGAATCAGTGATTGAGACCAAGAATGTATTGTTTACGTATGACGGCAAGAGTGTGCATCGGAAGTATATTTAA
- the pfkB gene encoding 1-phosphofructokinase, with product MIYTITLNPSIDYVIEVEGFEEGTINRASKTNYYPGGKGINVSRVLKRLGADTMALGYAAGFTGDFIKEKLIEEQVAVRLLEVEGHSRINVKLKAEKETEINGTGPLVDEDAVKRLLQQLNQLTSEDIVVLAGSIPGTVPSDIYETLIQKCQKHEAKVVLDTGGQTLKSLLSNKPFLIKPNHHELGDLFGVTIQSQGDVIHYAGKIHEQGVENVVVSMAGDGAILYTGSGVYSAKAPRGEVKNSVGAGDSLVAGFLAGYVNTNKSEEALRYGIASGSATAFSYDLCQKTDVNRLINLVEIEKL from the coding sequence ATGATATATACAATTACATTGAATCCTTCCATTGATTATGTAATCGAGGTGGAAGGGTTTGAAGAAGGTACCATAAATAGAGCATCCAAAACAAATTATTATCCCGGTGGAAAAGGAATCAATGTATCTAGGGTTTTAAAGAGGCTCGGTGCGGATACGATGGCACTAGGCTATGCGGCAGGGTTTACCGGTGATTTTATAAAAGAGAAGTTGATAGAGGAACAGGTGGCTGTCAGGCTACTAGAAGTGGAAGGCCATTCCCGTATCAATGTAAAACTGAAAGCGGAGAAGGAAACCGAAATTAATGGCACCGGACCGTTAGTGGATGAAGATGCGGTTAAGCGTTTGCTTCAACAGCTGAATCAGCTTACAAGTGAAGATATTGTCGTGCTGGCGGGCAGCATCCCAGGGACAGTGCCATCTGACATTTATGAAACGCTCATTCAAAAGTGTCAGAAGCATGAGGCAAAAGTAGTACTGGATACTGGAGGACAAACATTAAAATCACTCCTTTCGAACAAACCTTTCCTCATTAAACCAAACCACCATGAACTTGGTGATCTGTTTGGTGTCACCATTCAATCACAAGGTGATGTCATCCATTACGCAGGTAAGATTCATGAACAGGGTGTTGAAAATGTGGTGGTATCAATGGCTGGAGATGGAGCAATTCTTTATACAGGATCAGGTGTTTATTCCGCAAAAGCGCCACGTGGGGAAGTGAAAAATTCCGTAGGTGCAGGGGACTCCCTTGTCGCTGGTTTCCTAGCGGGATATGTAAATACAAACAAGAGTGAAGAAGCGTTGCGCTACGGAATAGCTTCCGGAAGTGCCACGGCGTTTTCATATGACCTTTGTCAAAAAACAGATGTTAATAGACTGATAAATCTAGTAGAAATAGAAAAGCTATAA
- a CDS encoding DeoR/GlpR family DNA-binding transcription regulator, whose protein sequence is MLTPERQQKILHLVQKQEIVKLQDFIDATGASESTIRRDLSQLEEKNKLKRVHGGAARIHQKGEEPSILEKAAIYLHEKQQIAKAAAELVNGGDCIFLDAGTTTFQMIPYLENKQITVVTNGFAHIQSLMEKGLTTYIVGGFMKNKTGAIIGSKASQSLLEYNFDKAFIGANGVHPKSGYTTPDPEEASIKNLAIKLANETFILADSSKINEMAFAKIAPLQSGTLITNQCEEVLLADYRDLTTVIEV, encoded by the coding sequence ATGTTAACACCAGAAAGACAGCAGAAAATTTTACATTTGGTACAAAAGCAGGAGATCGTGAAGCTACAGGATTTTATAGATGCCACAGGAGCATCAGAGTCGACAATACGGAGAGATCTGAGCCAACTTGAAGAGAAGAATAAATTAAAAAGAGTGCACGGAGGTGCTGCAAGAATACATCAGAAAGGGGAAGAACCAAGCATTCTCGAGAAAGCCGCAATCTATCTTCATGAAAAACAACAGATAGCCAAAGCCGCTGCCGAGCTTGTCAATGGTGGCGATTGTATCTTCCTTGATGCCGGTACCACGACATTTCAAATGATTCCTTATCTTGAAAACAAGCAGATAACGGTGGTTACCAATGGGTTCGCCCATATCCAATCTTTAATGGAAAAGGGACTGACCACATATATTGTGGGTGGCTTCATGAAAAATAAAACGGGTGCAATTATCGGAAGCAAGGCTAGTCAATCCTTGTTGGAGTACAACTTTGATAAAGCTTTCATTGGGGCAAACGGTGTCCATCCTAAAAGTGGTTATACAACTCCGGATCCTGAAGAGGCGAGTATAAAGAATTTGGCAATTAAGCTTGCAAATGAAACATTCATTCTTGCCGATTCCTCCAAAATCAATGAAATGGCTTTTGCTAAAATCGCTCCACTTCAATCAGGAACGCTCATAACCAATCAATGTGAAGAAGTACTTTTAGCAGATTATAGAGATTTAACAACGGTGATAGAGGTGTGA
- the mgtE gene encoding magnesium transporter, whose translation MVENMTEDQIILNIINFLKEGKRKAFQDIIEELQPYDTGIIYQQLPEKHKVRYLTYLTIDQLTALIGELNQDLQLEILQKIGVDKSAKVMDLMDNDDLAVLFEELDPEIKSGFLSKMNKAESTAVQDLMKYEAETAGRLMTNRYVWIPQEYTVREVVNKLKTFAELAETINYLYVIDENKRLVGVVSYRDLILADADEKIQDIMFSRVISVHVDTDQEEVAQVIERYDFLAVPVVDDEKTLIGIVTVDDVIDVVIQEANEDIEKLSASGKDIDFDTPALVASKRRLPWLILLLFIGLISGSIISGFEATLDEVVALAFFMPMIAGMTGNTGTQSLAVVVRGLISRELDKKLVFKLVLREFRVGITIGITCAILITLIAYVWQDGNWILGVVVGSSLFLTLIIGTLAGTIIPLILYKLNVDPAIASGPLITTLNDILSLMIYFGIATAFLSYLA comes from the coding sequence ATGGTGGAAAACATGACAGAGGATCAAATCATACTAAACATTATTAACTTTTTAAAAGAAGGAAAAAGAAAAGCATTTCAGGATATTATTGAAGAACTTCAGCCATATGATACAGGAATCATCTACCAGCAGCTACCAGAGAAACATAAAGTTCGCTACTTAACTTACCTGACAATTGATCAATTGACTGCATTGATTGGTGAACTTAACCAAGATTTACAATTAGAAATCTTACAAAAAATTGGTGTGGATAAATCTGCAAAGGTCATGGACTTAATGGATAATGATGATCTTGCTGTTCTATTTGAGGAATTGGATCCAGAGATAAAGAGTGGATTCTTATCAAAAATGAACAAAGCGGAATCGACTGCGGTACAAGATTTAATGAAATATGAAGCAGAAACCGCAGGTCGACTGATGACCAATCGTTATGTATGGATTCCCCAGGAATACACGGTTAGGGAAGTGGTTAATAAACTAAAGACCTTTGCAGAATTGGCAGAGACAATTAACTACTTATACGTAATCGATGAAAATAAAAGGCTCGTGGGGGTAGTCTCTTATCGAGACCTAATACTAGCGGATGCTGATGAAAAAATACAAGATATCATGTTCTCCAGGGTAATATCTGTTCATGTGGATACAGACCAGGAAGAAGTAGCACAAGTAATCGAGCGATATGACTTCTTGGCTGTACCGGTTGTCGATGATGAGAAAACTCTCATTGGGATTGTTACAGTCGATGATGTGATTGACGTTGTTATCCAAGAGGCAAATGAGGATATTGAGAAACTTTCTGCATCAGGTAAGGATATCGACTTTGATACTCCGGCACTAGTTGCATCTAAGAGAAGGCTCCCATGGCTTATTTTACTATTATTTATTGGACTCATTTCAGGTAGTATCATTAGTGGATTCGAAGCAACGCTTGATGAAGTAGTGGCATTGGCATTTTTTATGCCTATGATTGCTGGAATGACAGGTAATACCGGAACACAGTCTTTAGCTGTAGTAGTACGTGGACTGATTTCTAGAGAATTAGATAAGAAATTGGTTTTCAAGCTAGTATTGCGCGAATTTAGAGTAGGTATCACCATAGGTATAACCTGTGCTATTTTAATTACTTTAATTGCTTACGTGTGGCAAGATGGTAATTGGATTTTGGGTGTAGTGGTAGGCTCTTCTTTATTCCTGACTTTAATTATTGGAACACTGGCTGGAACCATCATACCTTTAATTCTATATAAACTTAATGTGGACCCAGCAATAGCCTCTGGCCCACTAATCACTACGTTGAACGATATTTTATCTTTAATGATTTATTTTGGAATTGCAACTGCTTTTTTATCTTATTTGGCATAA
- a CDS encoding fructose-specific PTS transporter subunit EIIC, producing MKITDLLTKETVTLQLRSSNKSDVIKELIDSLDRAGKLADKRKYEEAILAREAQSTTGIGEGIAIPHAKTNAVKTPAIAFGVAKDGIDYESLDGQPSQLFFMIAASEGANNEHLETLSRLSSMLMDTEFRKALLAASTKEEVIRLIDNKEKELFEEEKVEVDSSVADKGLILAVTACPTGIAHTYMAADALKQKAKELGFDIKVETNGSSGVKNQLTQGEIDNASGIIVAADKQVEMERFNGKKIIQVPVAQAIRKPEELLTKASRGEGETYQGSGSSNSEGKKGRSGFYKHLMSGVSNMLPFVVGGGILIAISFMFGINASDPNDPSYHWFAEALMTIGGGNAFYLMIPVLAGFIAMSIADRPGFAAGMVGGLIAYTGEAGFLGGLIAGFLAGYLVLGLKKVFSGLPASLEGIKPVLLYPLFGIFLTGMIMLQLVTPLKAFNQGLTSWLGGLGSGNLVVLGIILGAMMAIDMGGPINKAAFTFGIAMIDAGNYAPHAAIMAAGMVPPLGLALATTIFKNKFNKQEREAGKTCYIMGASFITEGAIPFAAADPLRVIPSAVVGSAVAGALAMLFGIGLPAPHGGIFVIPIVTGGIFMYVLAILTGAAVTAVMVGLLKKRVTV from the coding sequence ATGAAAATTACAGATTTACTAACGAAAGAAACAGTTACTCTTCAATTAAGATCAAGTAACAAATCTGATGTTATTAAGGAATTGATAGACTCATTGGATCGTGCCGGAAAGCTAGCCGACAAAAGGAAGTATGAAGAAGCGATCCTTGCCAGGGAGGCACAGAGTACGACTGGAATCGGAGAGGGAATAGCGATTCCACATGCGAAAACGAATGCGGTGAAGACACCGGCGATTGCCTTTGGTGTGGCAAAGGATGGAATTGATTACGAGTCCTTGGACGGTCAGCCGAGTCAGCTGTTTTTCATGATCGCGGCTAGTGAAGGAGCCAACAACGAACACTTAGAAACCTTATCTCGTTTGTCATCGATGCTGATGGATACTGAGTTCCGCAAAGCTTTACTGGCTGCATCGACAAAGGAGGAAGTTATCAGATTAATAGATAACAAAGAAAAGGAATTGTTTGAAGAGGAAAAAGTGGAAGTAGACTCTTCTGTTGCTGACAAAGGGTTGATTCTTGCAGTAACGGCCTGTCCGACTGGAATCGCTCATACTTACATGGCGGCAGATGCATTAAAGCAGAAGGCAAAGGAATTAGGTTTTGATATAAAGGTGGAGACGAATGGTTCAAGTGGGGTGAAGAACCAACTGACCCAAGGAGAGATTGACAACGCGTCCGGAATTATCGTCGCTGCCGATAAGCAGGTTGAAATGGAACGTTTTAATGGGAAAAAAATCATTCAGGTGCCTGTGGCCCAAGCGATTCGCAAGCCTGAGGAACTTCTGACAAAGGCAAGCAGGGGCGAAGGGGAAACATACCAGGGTTCAGGTAGCTCAAACTCAGAAGGGAAAAAAGGCCGATCTGGCTTCTATAAGCACCTGATGAGCGGTGTTTCCAATATGCTACCGTTTGTAGTTGGTGGTGGTATCCTGATCGCTATTTCCTTCATGTTTGGAATCAATGCATCAGATCCTAACGATCCTAGCTATCATTGGTTTGCAGAAGCACTTATGACCATTGGTGGCGGAAATGCCTTTTACTTGATGATTCCTGTGCTTGCCGGATTCATTGCAATGAGTATTGCGGACCGTCCGGGATTTGCTGCAGGAATGGTCGGTGGATTGATTGCCTATACGGGTGAAGCTGGTTTCTTGGGAGGTCTGATTGCAGGTTTCCTTGCAGGGTATCTCGTACTAGGTTTAAAGAAGGTTTTCAGTGGATTGCCTGCATCTCTTGAAGGGATTAAGCCGGTTCTACTGTACCCACTATTCGGTATCTTTCTAACAGGAATGATCATGCTACAATTGGTGACTCCCCTAAAAGCTTTCAATCAAGGATTGACGTCTTGGCTGGGTGGCTTAGGCTCAGGGAATTTGGTTGTATTAGGTATTATTTTAGGTGCGATGATGGCCATAGATATGGGGGGGCCTATCAACAAAGCGGCCTTCACATTCGGTATTGCGATGATTGATGCAGGAAACTACGCACCGCATGCAGCGATCATGGCAGCAGGTATGGTGCCACCACTTGGATTGGCACTTGCTACAACCATCTTTAAGAATAAATTTAACAAGCAAGAGAGGGAAGCAGGAAAAACATGCTATATCATGGGAGCTTCCTTTATCACAGAAGGTGCCATTCCGTTTGCGGCTGCAGATCCGTTACGCGTCATCCCTTCTGCTGTCGTAGGTTCAGCAGTTGCCGGTGCGCTTGCCATGTTATTTGGAATTGGGCTACCTGCGCCTCATGGTGGAATCTTTGTTATTCCGATAGTGACCGGCGGTATCTTCATGTATGTGTTGGCTATCTTGACTGGAGCCGCTGTAACGGCGGTAATGGTCGGGTTGCTGAAGAAGAGGGTTACTGTGTAA
- a CDS encoding M14 family zinc carboxypeptidase, giving the protein MKICKAVILLLIMIQFHPSITQAEKIVNAQEWYTYDRMREDLKLLKRKYRDEMVIKLVGKSEFGQNIWAAKLGHGEDNIIILGGHHGREWLTTSLVMTKLEFYLHAYKTNQEIFGYDPKILDEVSIWFIPMVNPDGIRIQQEGIGFLPKQHQERIVEMNNNSKDFDRWKANGLGIDLNRQYPAGWESIKEKTTDPSYQYYKGKFPMQAKEVKAVVAFTREIEPLMAVTYHSSGRVLYWYFKNDQTVVKRDKKIADQLSAITGYPLDQPEEHAVGGGFSDWFVTEFKRPSFTPEISYFVEDTNPPISVFQEEWNRNKKVGIYLASKSKNLFLNSNDSSNNEAE; this is encoded by the coding sequence ATGAAGATATGTAAAGCGGTCATTTTGCTTTTAATCATGATACAATTCCACCCCTCCATTACACAGGCAGAGAAAATAGTCAACGCTCAGGAATGGTATACGTATGACAGGATGCGTGAAGACTTGAAGTTGCTGAAAAGAAAATATCGGGATGAAATGGTTATAAAGTTGGTTGGGAAATCTGAGTTCGGCCAAAATATTTGGGCTGCTAAATTAGGACATGGAGAAGATAACATCATCATTCTAGGAGGACACCATGGTCGAGAGTGGCTTACGACAAGTCTTGTCATGACAAAATTGGAATTTTACTTACACGCATATAAAACAAATCAAGAAATATTCGGATATGATCCAAAAATTTTGGATGAAGTCTCCATTTGGTTCATCCCAATGGTGAACCCGGATGGGATTAGAATTCAGCAAGAAGGAATAGGTTTCTTACCCAAACAGCATCAGGAACGTATAGTGGAGATGAACAATAACAGCAAAGATTTTGATCGCTGGAAAGCAAATGGGCTGGGAATAGATTTGAACAGGCAATATCCAGCAGGGTGGGAAAGCATCAAAGAAAAAACGACCGATCCTTCTTATCAATACTATAAAGGGAAATTCCCAATGCAGGCAAAAGAGGTCAAGGCGGTTGTGGCTTTTACAAGAGAGATCGAGCCTTTGATGGCGGTCACCTACCATTCCTCGGGTCGGGTTTTATATTGGTATTTCAAAAATGATCAGACAGTTGTAAAAAGGGATAAAAAAATAGCTGATCAATTATCAGCAATCACAGGGTATCCCCTTGATCAGCCAGAGGAACATGCTGTAGGTGGAGGGTTTTCCGACTGGTTCGTAACAGAGTTCAAAAGGCCATCGTTTACACCCGAAATATCATACTTTGTGGAGGATACAAACCCACCAATATCTGTCTTTCAGGAAGAGTGGAATCGCAATAAGAAGGTCGGAATTTATCTCGCATCAAAATCCAAGAATCTATTTCTCAACAGTAATGATTCCTCCAATAATGAGGCAGAATAA
- a CDS encoding sulfite exporter TauE/SafE family protein: MEFLLFILLGFSISMLSGFFGIGGGLVLTPVLLLLGYTPIEAISTSLLYTIGTSMAGVYAHFKMKNIQWKAALIIGASGVVATQFAYPVVSWLESNGYDTTVVPILYLALLTYFSYKMLKKDKGDTKAPYDASAKSQGVLKFILIGFIAGFLSTTLGVGGGFIIVPLLISYYAFSSKQAVATSLAGVILIVSAGFITYAVNNPINFRVGLLLIAGAIIGAQLGARATSFFKNRSIQKLLGFLYIVTMFSLVLEMLELSTVGLVTLGCYTIFINIFLIVRLIRKKVQPSQ; encoded by the coding sequence ATGGAATTTCTACTTTTTATCCTATTAGGCTTTTCCATCAGTATGCTTTCCGGTTTTTTCGGCATTGGTGGTGGGCTTGTCCTGACTCCTGTGCTTCTTTTGTTGGGTTATACCCCCATTGAGGCTATTTCGACAAGTCTCCTCTATACAATCGGAACATCGATGGCAGGAGTTTATGCACATTTCAAAATGAAGAATATCCAATGGAAGGCTGCTTTGATTATTGGGGCAAGTGGGGTAGTAGCCACGCAATTCGCCTATCCAGTCGTGAGCTGGCTTGAATCAAACGGATACGATACGACCGTCGTTCCGATACTGTACCTTGCTTTACTTACTTATTTTTCCTATAAAATGTTAAAAAAGGATAAAGGAGATACAAAAGCACCATACGATGCCTCTGCGAAAAGCCAAGGGGTTTTGAAATTCATACTCATTGGGTTCATAGCAGGGTTTCTATCCACCACGCTCGGGGTAGGAGGAGGATTTATCATTGTGCCGTTATTAATTTCTTATTACGCATTTTCCTCTAAACAGGCCGTGGCTACAAGCCTTGCAGGGGTCATCCTTATTGTAAGTGCAGGATTCATCACCTATGCTGTAAATAATCCAATTAATTTCAGGGTGGGACTGTTATTGATTGCAGGAGCCATTATCGGGGCACAACTTGGAGCACGCGCTACTTCCTTCTTCAAAAATAGAAGCATTCAAAAGTTATTAGGTTTTCTTTATATTGTTACTATGTTCAGCTTGGTTTTGGAGATGTTGGAGCTTTCTACAGTTGGTTTGGTTACTTTAGGATGTTATACCATTTTCATCAATATCTTCCTGATTGTTAGGCTTATAAGAAAAAAAGTACAGCCCTCCCAGTAA